One Mauremys mutica isolate MM-2020 ecotype Southern chromosome 19, ASM2049712v1, whole genome shotgun sequence genomic window carries:
- the LOC123353234 gene encoding cystatin-B-like: MAIKKPNAVKRCMGLTCAQPATPEAQQVADEVKLQVEEKEGKKFEVFTAVEFKTQVVAGINYFIKVHVGNEEFLHLQVFKSRPHENKPLSLSSYQSSKTKHDELTYF, encoded by the exons ATGGCCATTAAGAAACCAAATGCTGTGAA GAGGTGCATGGGGCTGACGTGCGCCCAGCCGGCCACCCCAGAAGCGCAGCAGGTTGCCGACGAGGTGAAGCTTCAGGTGGAagaaaaagaagggaagaaaTTTGAGGTCTTCACTGCTGTGGAGTTTAAAACTCAGGTGGTTGCTGGAATAAACTACTTCATCAAGGTCCATGTTGGCAATGAGGAGTTCTTGCACTTGCAGGTGTTCAAAAGCCGTCCCCATGAGAACAAACCTCTGAGCCTCTCCAGTTATCAGAGCAGCAAGACTAAGCATGATGAGCTGACTTACTTTTAG